A genomic segment from Mustela lutreola isolate mMusLut2 chromosome 15, mMusLut2.pri, whole genome shotgun sequence encodes:
- the WSB1 gene encoding WD repeat and SOCS box-containing protein 1 isoform X2 codes for MASFPPRVNEKEIVRSRTIGELLAPAAPFDKKCGRENWTVAFAPDGSYFAWSQGHRTVKLVPWSQCLKNFLLHGTKNITNSSGLRLSRQNSDGGQKNKPREHIIDCGDIVWSLAFGSSVPEKQSRCVNIEWHRFRFGQDQLLLATGLNNGRIKIWDVYTGKLLLNLVDHTEVVRDLTFAPDGSLILVSASRDKTLRVWDLKDDGNMMKVLRGHQNWVYSCAFSPDSSMLCSVGASKAVVAAILV; via the exons ATGGCCAGCTTTCCCCCGAGGGTCAACGAGAAAGAGATCG tgaGATCACGTACTATAGGTGAACTTTTAGCTCCAGCAGCTCCCTTTGACAAGAAATGTGGTCGTGAAAATTGGACTGTTGCTTTTGCTCCAGATGGTTCGTACTTTGCTTGGTCACAAGGACATCGTACAGTAAAGCTTGTTCCCTGGTCCCAGTGCCTTAAGAACTT tctCTTGCATGGCACCAAGAATATCACCAATTCAAGCGGTTTGAGATTGTCAAGACAAAATAGTGATGGTGGTCAGAAAAATAAACCTCGCGAACATATTATAGACTGTGGTGACATAGTCTGGAGTCTTGCTTTTGGATCTTCGGTTCCAGAAAAACAGAGTCGCTGTGTCAATATAGAATGGCATCGATTCAGATTCGGACAGGATCAGCTGCTCCTTGCCACAGGATTAAACAATGGGCGTATCAAAATATGGGATGTATATACAG GAAAACTCCTCCTTAACTTGGTAGATCATACTGAAGTGGTCAGAGATTTAACTTTTGCTCCAGATGGGAGCTTGATCCTAGTATCAGCTTCAAGAGACAAAACTCTGAGAGTGTGGGACCTGAAAGATGATG gAAACATGATGAAAGTATTGAGGGGCCATCAGAACTGGGTGTATAGCTGTGCATTCTCTCCTGACTCTTCTATGCTGTGTTCAGTGGGAGCCAGTAAAGCA GTGGTGGCAGCAATATTGGTGTGA
- the WSB1 gene encoding WD repeat and SOCS box-containing protein 1 isoform X1 gives MASFPPRVNEKEIVRSRTIGELLAPAAPFDKKCGRENWTVAFAPDGSYFAWSQGHRTVKLVPWSQCLKNFLLHGTKNITNSSGLRLSRQNSDGGQKNKPREHIIDCGDIVWSLAFGSSVPEKQSRCVNIEWHRFRFGQDQLLLATGLNNGRIKIWDVYTGKLLLNLVDHTEVVRDLTFAPDGSLILVSASRDKTLRVWDLKDDGNMMKVLRGHQNWVYSCAFSPDSSMLCSVGASKAVFLWNMDKYTMIRKLEGHHHDVVACDFSPDGALLATASYDTRVYIWDPHTGHIVMEFGHLFPPPTPIFAGGANDRWVRSVSFSHDGLHVASLADDKMVRFWRIDEDYPVQVAPLSNGLCCAFSTDGSVLAAGTHDGSVYFWATPRQVPSLQHLCRMSIRRVMPTQEVQKLPIPSKVLEFLAYRL, from the exons ATGGCCAGCTTTCCCCCGAGGGTCAACGAGAAAGAGATCG tgaGATCACGTACTATAGGTGAACTTTTAGCTCCAGCAGCTCCCTTTGACAAGAAATGTGGTCGTGAAAATTGGACTGTTGCTTTTGCTCCAGATGGTTCGTACTTTGCTTGGTCACAAGGACATCGTACAGTAAAGCTTGTTCCCTGGTCCCAGTGCCTTAAGAACTT tctCTTGCATGGCACCAAGAATATCACCAATTCAAGCGGTTTGAGATTGTCAAGACAAAATAGTGATGGTGGTCAGAAAAATAAACCTCGCGAACATATTATAGACTGTGGTGACATAGTCTGGAGTCTTGCTTTTGGATCTTCGGTTCCAGAAAAACAGAGTCGCTGTGTCAATATAGAATGGCATCGATTCAGATTCGGACAGGATCAGCTGCTCCTTGCCACAGGATTAAACAATGGGCGTATCAAAATATGGGATGTATATACAG GAAAACTCCTCCTTAACTTGGTAGATCATACTGAAGTGGTCAGAGATTTAACTTTTGCTCCAGATGGGAGCTTGATCCTAGTATCAGCTTCAAGAGACAAAACTCTGAGAGTGTGGGACCTGAAAGATGATG gAAACATGATGAAAGTATTGAGGGGCCATCAGAACTGGGTGTATAGCTGTGCATTCTCTCCTGACTCTTCTATGCTGTGTTCAGTGGGAGCCAGTAAAGCA GTTTTCCTTTGGAATATGGATAAATATACCATGATACGGAAACTAGAAGGACACCACCATGATGTTGTAGCTTGTGACTTTTCTCCTGATGGAGCATTACTGGCTACTGCATCTTATGACACTCGAGTATATATCTGGGATCCACATACTGGACACATTGTGATGGAATTTGG GCACCTGTTTCCCCCACCTACTCCAATATTTGCTGGAGGAGCAAATGACCGATGGGTACGATCTGTGTCTTTTAGTCATGATGGACTGCATGTTGCAAGCCTTGCTGATGATAA aaTGGTGAGGTTCTGGAGAATTGATGAGGATTATCCAGTTCAAGTTGCACCTTTGAGCAATGGTCTTTGCTGTGCCTTTTCTACTGATGGCAGTGTTTTAGCTGCTGG gACACATGATGGAAGTGTCTATTTCTGGGCCACTCCGAGGCAAGTCCCTAGCCTTCAACATTTGTGTCGCATGTCGATCCGGAGAGTGATGCCCACCCAAGAGGTCCAGAAGCTACCGATTCCTTCCAAAGTTTTGGAGTTTCTCGCCTATCGTCTCTAG